The window CCCGGAACAGCCATAAGGTTAACGTTAGTTCCATCGATCTGAAAGCCGTGAATCACATCTCCACTCGTGAGATAAATGTCCACCGTAGAACCTGCTGGCACTTCTACGTCTGCAGGCTCAAAGTACCACATCTTAGCAAGGTAGTGGATCTCGTATCTGTCTGGTGCATGCTGAATCACCTGCCCTTGAGTGTAAGGTTTGATGTCCGTTATACACGTAGGTACGTCAATATTTAATCCTTTGGCAGCGTATACTATGAGAGCAAAGAAAAATCCCAGAAAAAATACTGCAGTGATGAATGCACCCTTCTCCGCCCTGTCCATGGTATCACCCCCTTGCAAGAAGCGTAAGGTAAATAGAGAGCCATACAAAGGCATAAAAGGCAAGCATAAACACCAGAAAGGCTACCGCACCTTTTGGAAAGAAATCCTCGTGTCCTTCCATGTGGCACCTCCTTTATCAATTCAGCTTATAAAACTATAAGCTGTACTTATAATAATATAAAAATTTTCTTATACTGTCAAGATTTACTATTTAGTAGCTAATCATTAATAGAGTTGTTTACTAATAAATCATATTTTAAAAGGAGAATGATAGGTTAAATGGGAAATTTGAGATCTTCCCAAGTTTTGTTTCCCTTTTTATATATGCTTTCTACTTTATTTAACCTTATGCGTCTGAGATCCTTGTATATACTGAAATCTTCTAAAAATCTCCAGAGGTGTTCACACGAATCGAAGTAAAGAAGTTCTTCACCTTCCCGTGCAACGCAGTAATCATCTTCTCTTTTAATGAAGG of the Hydrogenobacter sp. genome contains:
- a CDS encoding cytochrome c oxidase subunit II, encoding MDRAEKGAFITAVFFLGFFFALIVYAAKGLNIDVPTCITDIKPYTQGQVIQHAPDRYEIHYLAKMWYFEPADVEVPAGSTVDIYLTSGDVIHGFQIDGTNVNLMAVPGAVSYARVKFDKPGVYHIVCHEYCGIGHQDMTTKIVVKGGEQK